From one Lolium rigidum isolate FL_2022 chromosome 4, APGP_CSIRO_Lrig_0.1, whole genome shotgun sequence genomic stretch:
- the LOC124708014 gene encoding GATA transcription factor 15-like: protein MDSPHHKVIRVASAAAAEGGRMCCVECRTTTTPMWRSGPTGPRTLCNACGIRYRKKRRQELGLDNKQQPQQQNQQQHEQQQQQQQQLLQQQREEQTEATSAVKDSSTTTTNKSSNLQVVKKRRVSMGVEEAAFLLMALSSPSSPTVLHA from the exons ATGGATTCGCCTCACCACAAG GTGATCAGGGTCGcttcggcagcggcggcggagggagggaggATGTGCTGCGTTGAATGCCGCACCACCACCACTCCCATGTGGCGCAGCGGACCTACCGGGCCAAGG ACGCTTTGCAACGCGTGTGGGATCCGGTACAGGAAGAAGAGGAGGCAAGAGCTAGGTCTCGACAACAAGCAGCAGCCACAACAACAGAACCAACAACAgcatgagcagcagcagcagcagcaacaacaactactacaacaACAAAGAGAAGAACAGACAGAGGCAACAAGTGCAGTCAAAGATAGCAGCACCACGACCACCAACAAAAGTAGCAATCTCCAAGTGGTGAAGAAAAGGAGGGTCTCCATGGGAGTGGAGGAGGCTGCATTCTTGCTTATGGCCTTGTCATCCCCATCTTCACCCACAGTATTGCATGCCTAA